The Marinilongibacter aquaticus genome has a window encoding:
- a CDS encoding DUF2853 family protein has translation MSKFTECVELYKAQNAELGLGLSEALLTGVAKGLGPSIYNPDSSKVSGTDQAELDRVKNNFLIKKLGLSDGPELDSAIAETMTKMGTSNRNKYRAVVYALLAVKFGKEGMFL, from the coding sequence ATGAGCAAATTCACAGAGTGCGTTGAGTTATACAAGGCTCAAAACGCTGAACTTGGCCTCGGACTTAGCGAAGCTTTACTTACTGGTGTGGCCAAAGGCTTGGGACCTTCAATTTACAACCCCGACTCTTCGAAAGTTTCTGGCACAGACCAAGCCGAACTCGATCGTGTAAAAAACAACTTTTTGATCAAAAAACTAGGCTTGAGCGATGGCCCTGAACTTGATTCTGCCATTGCCGAAACTATGACCAAAATGGGCACATCGAACAGAAACAAATACAGAGCAGTGGTTTATGCTCTACTGGCCGTTAAATTCGGTAAAGAGGGCATGTTTTT
- a CDS encoding YceI family protein: MQVLIISFLLFNNFFSSKLDKVKVVADAEKSSITFAMHHPLHAFDASADEFRCVAVYNTSKAQLELIAANATVGSFDSGNSNRDSHMIEVTEALKFPSVTFAAKQIEYIGEEVKANGELVFHGVKRPCTIVGKQTIVKGNLVIQGDFVVDMTEYNIEQPSIMGMKTDKEIKVHYTFSFPI, from the coding sequence ATGCAGGTTTTAATAATTTCTTTTCTACTTTTCAACAATTTCTTTTCTAGCAAATTGGATAAGGTAAAGGTGGTGGCAGATGCGGAAAAGTCGTCTATAACTTTTGCCATGCATCATCCATTGCATGCTTTTGATGCTTCGGCTGATGAATTCCGTTGTGTGGCGGTATACAATACGTCGAAGGCACAGCTTGAATTGATTGCGGCCAATGCAACTGTGGGCTCTTTTGATAGTGGAAACTCAAATCGGGATTCGCATATGATCGAAGTGACGGAGGCCTTGAAGTTTCCAAGCGTAACTTTTGCGGCAAAGCAAATTGAGTATATAGGTGAGGAGGTGAAAGCGAATGGTGAATTGGTATTTCATGGTGTGAAAAGGCCATGCACAATAGTGGGAAAGCAGACTATAGTAAAGGGAAATTTAGTTATACAAGGTGATTTTGTGGTGGATATGACGGAATACAATATTGAACAGCCCAGCATTATGGGTATGAAAACGGATAAGGAAATCAAAGTGCATTATACATTTAGTTTCCCCATTTAA